In the genome of Palaemon carinicauda isolate YSFRI2023 chromosome 15, ASM3689809v2, whole genome shotgun sequence, one region contains:
- the LOC137654811 gene encoding trichoplein keratin filament-binding protein-like, giving the protein MILYSPLLYVARNSLGKTHQLRSKIKELKAEKEEQEKLRGNIALYYQNLEKVYKRKDLEMKEQTKLMENLKTENEKMQNKKTELNQLRNEINELKREKEEQENLRGKIAMYYQFLEKVHTRKDVQLKKQKTLLEKLKKEKGETKKMQNQQTELTQLRN; this is encoded by the coding sequence atgattctttatagccccttgctgtacgtggcaagaaattctcttggaaagacgcatcaATTGAGAAGTAAAATAAAGGAACTGAAGGCAGAGAAAGAAGAACAAGAAAAGCTGCGAGGTAACATTGCGTTGTATTATCAAAACCTCGAAAAGGTGTACAAAAGAAAAGATCTCGAGATGAAAGAACAAACCAAATTAATGGAAAatctaaaaactgaaaatgaaaaaatgcaaaataagaagaCGGAACTAAATCAGTtgagaaatgaaataaatgaattgaaaagagagaaagaagagcaaGAAAACCTGCGAGGTAAAATTGCGATGTATTATCAATTTCTCGAAAAGGTTCATACTAGAAAAGATGTTCAGTTGAAAAAACAGAAGACATTATTGGAGAAACTGAAAAAGGAAAAGGGAGAAACGAAGAAAATGCAAAATCAGCAAACGGAACTAACTCAATTGAGAAATTAA